A part of Neovison vison isolate M4711 chromosome 8, ASM_NN_V1, whole genome shotgun sequence genomic DNA contains:
- the RBBP8NL gene encoding RBBP8 N-terminal-like protein, with protein sequence MESFTESLNRLKEVHENEVRGLQNKLLELDSERCRDAQRVEELCTKNHQLREQQKALKENVRVLENRLRAGLCDRCMVTQELARKKQQEFENSLLQSLQHVFILTNELNRLQGENEKLKEEVKRLQGPRLKPQCREGASDPPSPLLLPSPGARKAIKEKTLEGQEEAQDDHPGASPQRQGARRDKRPESWTLQDRGALGVGGAAPPTRRRASQSGLPTTSPPTEKSTGHRTSPVAKISPSANLPETRAPDVSPQRISNQLHGTIAVVRPGSQACSTDQGPTNGTPPLPLTRSSPPSPPYEHSLPLDSFLPASRAPRESLKRSLQADHLFLLNHHLSLHLQSPPCSPQAPPTIPRGPRPQGLKAGEAEAWEESAGLLGLPRALVDVRDPRLEGALHLLLSQQLRAQGRRVSARRRGPPTPGGTPPSPPVSSDSEGPQGEAAEAAPSGGGHTQPTGPGSPRGQEATATRDHVPDKPLDLSERGRGRDAPKPPDRQGSRSPPSAHTPSPEPSRGAEPPAQSGPWELSNGTKGARAPESQEPPTPAGPSPPLTGHQRNTPSPSGTGVELKRRPKPPPHPHGPDADGPPGKELSKAGERALEADDLDASEPSDNEVGLSSEVGAEPSTPGEGPRCSYPKERGQGLPQKRKRASGPWCKASKKPSPGRRNPGEPLAAHEGSGSPRHPEDSSPSPSLSSWEET encoded by the exons ATGGAGAGCTTCACAGAGTCACTAAACAGGCTGAAAGAGGTCCATGAGAACGAGGTCCGAG GCCTGCAGAATAAGCTTCTGGAGCTGGACTCGGAGAGATGCCG GGACGCGCAGCGGGTGGAGGAGCTCTGCACCAAGAACCACCAGCTCCGGGAGCAGCAGAAGGCGCTGAAGGAGAACGTGCGAGTGCTGGAGAACAG GCTGCGGGCTGGCCTGTGTGACCGCTGCATGGTCACCCAGGAGCTGGCCAGGAAAAAGCAGCAGGAGTTCGAGAACTCCCTCCTCCAGAGCCTGCAGCACGTCTTCATCCTCA CCAACGAGTTGAATCGGCTGCAGGGGGAGAACGAGAAGTTGAAGGAGGAGGTGAAGCGGCTTCAAGGCCCACG GCTCAAGCCCCAATGTAGGGAGGGTGCCTCAGaccccccctcacccctgctaCTCCCCTCCCCGGGCGCTCGGAAGGCCATCAAGGAAAAGACGCTGGAAGGCCAGGAGGAGGCCCAGGATGACCATCCAGGTGCGAGTCCCCAGAGACAAGGTGCTCGGAGGGACAAGAGACCAGAAAGCTGGACCCTGCAAGATCGCGGAgccctgggggttgggggggctgcGCCGCCCACCCGTCGGAGGGCCTCCCAATCTGGCCTGCCTACCACCTCTCCTCCCACAGAAAAGTCTACAGGGCACAGGACATCTCCAGTAGCCAAAATCTCCCCGAGTGCCAACCTGCCTGAGACTCGGGCCCCGGACGTG AGCCCCCAGCGAATCTCCAACCAGCTTCACGGGACCATCGCTGTGGTGCGGCCCGGCTCCCAGGCCTGCTCCACCGACCAGGGCCCCACCAACGGGACCCCCCCGCTGCCACTGACCAGGAGCAGCCCGCCCAGCCCGCCCTATGAGCATAGCCTCCCTCTGGACAG CTTTCTGCCGGCCTCCCGGGCCCCCCGTGAGTCCCTGAAGCGCTCCCTCCAGGCTGACCACCTCTTCCTCCTGAACCACCACCTGTCTCTGCACCTTCAGAGCCCGCCCTgcagcccccaggcaccccccaccatcccccgtggcccccgcccccagggcctgaaggctggggaggcagaggcCTGGGAGGAGTCGGCCGGCCTGCTGGGGCTGCCCAGGGCCCTGGTGGATGTGCGGGACCCTCGGCTGGAAGGGGCGCTGCACCTGCTCCTCTCTCAGCAGCTGCGGGCCCAGGGGCGGAGGGTCAGCGCCCGGCGGAGGGGCCCACCCACGCCAGGGGggaccccaccctccccaccagtCAGCTCTGACTCGGAAGGTCCCCAGGGAGAGGCAGCTGAGGCAGCCCCGTCTGGAGGGGGACACACACAGCCCACAGGCCCAGGCAGCCCCAGGGGACAGGAAGCCACAGCCACAAGAGACCACGTCCCAGACAAGCCCCTGGACCTTTCAgagcggggccggggccgggatGCCCCAAAGCCTCCCGACCGGCAGGGCTCCCGCAGCCCTCCAAGTGCCCACACTCCCAGCCCGGAACCATCCCGAGGAGCGGAGCCCCCTGCCCAGTCTGGACCCTGGGAACTCAGCAACGGCACAAAGGGAGCCAGAGCTCCAGAGTCACaagagccccccacccctgcg ggtccctccccacctctaacAGGGCACCAGCGAAACACGCCCTCTCCAAGCGGGACAGGAGTGGAGCTGAAAAGGAGGCCAaaacctcctccccacccacacgGGCCTGATGCTGATGGTCCCCCTGGCAAGG AGCTCAGCAAGGCCGGCGAGCGGGCGCTGGAGGCAGACGACCTGGACGCGTCGGAGCCCTCGGACAATGAG GTGGGCCTGAGCTCCGAGGTGGGGGCCGAGCCGAGCACGCCAGGGGAGGGGCCCAGGTGCTCCTACCCCAAGGAGCGCGGGCAAGGCCTGCCGCAGAAGAGGAAACGGGCCTCGGGCCCATGGTGCAAAG CCTCCAAGAAGCCGTCACCGGGGAGAAGGAACCCAGGGGAGCCCCTGGCAGCTCATGAGGGGTCCGGGAGCCCAAGGCACCCTGAGGACAGCAGCCCCTCACCCAGCCTCAGCAGCTGGGAGGAGACTTAG
- the CABLES2 gene encoding CDK5 and ABL1 enzyme substrate 2 yields the protein MAAAAAGGAPGPTPGPAPGPGAGPARAPPPAGPGPAARAPPQALRRRGDSRRRQAALFFLNNISLDGRPPSLGPGGEKPPPPPPAEAREPPAPPPPAPPAGLPGLPGPAGRASAPQGLLSPAPGPASASLGLGLGLGLDGQRQRRRVASQRCSLEFLEDAVGCASVQRTKHISGSPRHKGLKKTHFIKNMRQYDTRNSRIVLICAKRSLCAAFSVLPYGEGLRLSDLRVDSQKQRHPSGGVSVSSEMVFELEGVELGADGKVVSYAKFLYPTNALVTHKTDSHGPPPQSRPSAPRALPGSRYKPAPTKSAPAGTELGGDAGDVLEYNPNLLDDPQWPCGKHKRVLIFASYMTTVIEYVKPSDLKKDMNETFREKFPHIKLTLSKIRSLKREMRNLSEECSLEPVTVSMAYVYFEKLVLQGKLNKQNRKLCAGACVLLAAKISSDLRRGEVKQLIDKLEERFRFNRRDLIGFEFTVLVALELALYLPESQVLPHYRRLTQQF from the exons ATGGCCGCGGCCGCGGCGGGTGGAGCCCCGGGCCCAACTCCGggcccggcccccggccccggcGCCGGCCCCGCCAGGGCCCCGCCGCccgccggccccggccccgccgccaGGGCCCCGCCACAGGCGCTCCGGAGGCGCGGGGACTCGCGGCGCCGCCAGGCCGCCCTCTTCTTCCTCAACAACATCTCCCTGGACGGCCGCCCCCCGAGCCTGGGCCCGGGCGGGGAGaagcccccgccgccgccgcccgccgaaGCCCGCGagccgcccg cgccgccgccgcccgcgccccccgccgGCCTGCCCGGGCTGCCGGGTCCCGCGGGCAGGGCGTCGGCGCCCCAGGGCCTGCTCAGCCCGGCGCCCGGCCCCGCGTCCGCCAGCCTGGGCCTCGGCCTGGGACTCGGGCTGGACGGGCAACGCCAGAG ACGCCGAGTCGCCTCCCAGCGCTGTTCTCTCGAGTTCCTGGAAGACGCTGTGGGATGTGCCTCGGTTCAAAG AACCAAGCACATATCCGGATCCCCGAGACACAAAGGCTTGAAGAAGACCCACTTCATCAAGAACATGAGGCAGTATGACACCAGGAACAGCAG GATCGTGCTCATCTGTGCCAAGCGGTCCCTATGTGCGGCCTTCTCGGTCCTGCCCTACGGAGAAGGCCTGCGGCTCAG TGACCTGAGGGTGGACAGCCAGAAGCAGAGGCACCCGTCGGGCGGCGTCTCCGTGTCTTCTGAGATGGTCTTTGAGTTGGAGGGCGTTGAGCTGGGAGCAGATGGGAAG GTGGTGTCTTATGCCAAGTTCTTGTACCCTACCAACGCCCTGGTCACACACAAGACAGACAGCCACGGCCCGCCGCCCCAGTCCCGGCCCAGCGCCCCCCGCGCTCTCCCAGGCTCAAGATACAAACCGGCCCCGACCAAGTCAGCGCCAGCTGGCACGGAACTAG GCGGCGATGCCGGGGACGTGCTGGAATACAATCCCAATCTGCTGGACGACCCGCAGTGGCCCTGCGGCAAGCACAAGAGGGTCCTCATCTTCGCCTCCTACATG ACCACGGTGATCGAGTACGTGAAGCCCTCTGACCTCAAGAAGGACATGAATGAGACCTTCCGAGAGAAGTTCCCGCACATCAAACTGACCCTGAGCAAGATCCGGAG CTTGAAGCGCGAGATGCGGAACCTTTCTGAGGAGTGCAGCCTGGAGCCCGTGACCGTGTCCATGGCGTACGTGTACTTCGAGAAGCTGGTCCTGCAGGGCAAACTCAACAAGCAGAACCGCAAGCTGTGTGCCGGCGCGTGCGTGCTGCTCGCCGCCAAGATCAGCAGCGACCTGCGCAGGGGCGAGGTGAAGCAGCTCATCGAT AAGCTGGAAGAAAGGTTCCGATTCAACAGACGGGATCTGATTGGGTTCGAGTTCACGGTGCTGGTGGCCTTGGAACTCGCACTCTACCTTCCCGAGAGCCAGGTGTTACCTCATTACCGACGCCTCACGCAGCAGTTCTAG
- the RPS21 gene encoding 40S ribosomal protein S21 encodes MQNDAGEFVDLYVPRKCSASNRIIGAKDHASIQMNVAEVDKVTGRFNGQFKTYAICGAIRRMGESDDSILRLAKADGIVSKNF; translated from the exons ATGCAGAACGACGCCGGCGAGTTCGTGGACCTGTACGTGCCGCGGAAATG CTCCGCCAGCAACCGCATCATCGGCGCCAAGGACCACGCGTCCATCCAGATGAACGTGGCCGAG GTCGACAAGGTGACGGGCAGGTTCAACGGCCAGTTCAAGACCTACGCGATCTGCGGGGCCATCCGCAGGATG GGGGAGTCCGACGACTCCATCCTCCGACTGGCCAAGGCCGACGGCATCGTTTCCAA GAACTTCTGA